In Janthinobacterium agaricidamnosum NBRC 102515 = DSM 9628, the DNA window GCAGCGCGCCGGCGGCGGTTATGCGCCGAGTCCGGGGGCGATTTATCCGCTGCTGGCGATGTTGCTGGACCTGGGCCATGTATCGGCGACCCCGGATGGCAACAAGAAGTTGCACAGCATTACGCCGGAAGGGCTGGTTTTCCTGCAAGATAACCGGCAATACGCCGATGCGATCCTGGCGCGGATGGATGGCGCCGGCGAACATTGCGACGACTTGCGCCATTTGATGCATCAACTGAAGGAAGCGGTCGCGTCGCGTGTCCATCTCGACGGCCCGACGACGGCGCGGGCCGATGGCGTGCGCGCGATATTGCGCCAGGCCATACGCGATATCGATGCACTGAAGTAACTCCGGGTTCCCCCTTTACCTGTAAAAGAAGAAAAAATGCATACACCTGTCTTACCCTCTGCCTTACCGTTATTATCGGCCGGCCGCGAACGAGCCCTGCTGTGGCTGCTGGCGCTGATTCAATTTACCGTCATCATGGATTTCATGGTGATGATGCCGCTGGCGCCGCAA includes these proteins:
- a CDS encoding PadR family transcriptional regulator, yielding MLHLLRGSHRLHVHAHHGGAAGGRGPKRFDAGAMRYVVLQLIADKPRHGYEIIKAIEQRAGGGYAPSPGAIYPLLAMLLDLGHVSATPDGNKKLHSITPEGLVFLQDNRQYADAILARMDGAGEHCDDLRHLMHQLKEAVASRVHLDGPTTARADGVRAILRQAIRDIDALK